Proteins from a single region of Rhipicephalus sanguineus isolate Rsan-2018 chromosome 5, BIME_Rsan_1.4, whole genome shotgun sequence:
- the LOC119394172 gene encoding bifunctional purine biosynthesis protein ATIC: MDANYEPTLMESRTLFGLTLEQRRNDAKINRDLFTNIVSKTKTLPEPAIRDLIVATIALKYTQSNSVCYAKDGQVIGIGAGQQSRIHCTRLAGDKANNWWLRQHPNIKSMVFKKGVKRAEISNIIDVYVGGVFGEDMPLEQYHNSVENPVPQLTEAEKKAWIAKLSGVALSSDAFFPFRDNIDRARQSGVQYIVSPGGSTNDQGVVEACDEYGITLVHSGLRLFHH; this comes from the exons ATGGATGCGAACTACGAGCCAACGCTCATGGAATCCCGCACACTGTTTGGCCTGACTCTTGAGCAACGCCGCAACGACGCCAAGATCAATCGGGATCTCTTCACCAACATTGTGTCAAAGACCAAGACA CTGCCAGAGCCTGCCATCCGGGACCTGATTGTGGCCACGATAGCCCTCAAGTACACCCAGTCCAACTCTGTCTGCTATGCGAAGGATGGACAG GTGATTGGCATCGGTGCTGGCCAGCAGTCCCGAATTCACTGCACACGACTTGCAGGTGACAAGGCCAACAACTG GTGGCTGAGGCAGCACCCCAACATCAAGAGCATGGTCTTCAAGAAGGGTGTCAAGCGTGCCGAGATCTCCAACATCATCGACGTCTACGTTGGCGGTGTCTTTGGGGAG GACATGCCTCTGGAGCAGTACCACAACTCTGTGGAGAACCCTGTGCCCCAGCTAACTGAG GCAGAAAAGAAGGCCTGGATTGCCAAGTTGTCCGGCGTGGCCCTCAGTTCGGATGCTTTCTTCCCATTCAGAGACAACATTGACAGGGCGCGTCAG AGCGGTGTGCAGTACATTGTCAGCCCTGGAGGTTCCACCAACGATCAAGGAGTTGTGGAGGCATGCGACGAGTACGGAATCACTTTGGTACACAGTGGTCTACGCCTGTTCCACCACTGA